A part of Gramella sp. MAR_2010_147 genomic DNA contains:
- the gpmI gene encoding 2,3-bisphosphoglycerate-independent phosphoglycerate mutase yields MNKKVLLMILDGWGITQNEEVSAIAKAKTPFMDSLLDKKFPHASLRTDGMNVGLPEGQMGNSEVGHMNLGAGRIVYQDLVKINMAVEKDTLIDEPVLEEAFSYAVKNNKPIHFMGLLSDGGVHSHINHLKGLLSAAEKLGVKEKYVHAFTDGRDVDPHSGKGFIEELMPHLTQTNSKLASVIGRYYAMDRDRRWERVKQAYDLIVKGAGQKSTDAVNAIQESYDNNVSDEFIKPIVITDTNGNPVAQLREKEVVIYFNFRTDRGRQLTQALSQDDFPEYDMKKLALYYVTMTKYDDRFKNVNVIYKKSNIKATLGEVLEYEGKKQIRIAETEKYPHVTFFFSGGREEPFGGEKRIMCNSPKVATYDLQPEMSAFEIKDKIVHEIDKESADFICLNFANPDMVGHTGDFDAAVKACETVDTCAKEVAELAYDHNYSVILIADHGNSEVMKNPDGSPNTAHTTNPVPLILMDKDVKAIKDGKLGNIAPTILKLMGITQPDLMTEDPLI; encoded by the coding sequence ATGAATAAGAAAGTTCTGTTAATGATATTGGATGGCTGGGGCATTACTCAAAACGAGGAAGTTTCGGCAATTGCGAAGGCAAAAACACCTTTTATGGATTCTTTGCTCGATAAAAAATTCCCACATGCAAGTCTTAGAACTGACGGAATGAACGTTGGCCTACCAGAAGGTCAGATGGGAAACAGTGAGGTTGGACACATGAACCTTGGTGCAGGCCGTATTGTCTATCAGGACCTGGTGAAAATAAATATGGCCGTAGAAAAAGATACTCTTATAGACGAGCCGGTTTTAGAAGAAGCTTTCTCCTATGCAGTTAAAAACAATAAACCCATTCATTTTATGGGTCTTTTAAGTGATGGTGGCGTTCACTCGCATATTAATCACCTAAAAGGATTATTATCTGCTGCAGAAAAGTTAGGTGTTAAAGAGAAATATGTTCACGCATTTACTGATGGTCGGGATGTTGACCCTCATTCCGGTAAAGGTTTTATTGAAGAACTTATGCCTCACCTTACACAAACAAATTCAAAGCTCGCCTCGGTTATCGGAAGATATTATGCGATGGATCGTGATAGAAGATGGGAACGTGTAAAACAGGCATACGATCTTATTGTAAAGGGTGCAGGTCAAAAATCTACAGATGCAGTAAATGCCATCCAGGAAAGTTATGATAATAACGTAAGCGATGAATTTATCAAGCCAATTGTTATTACAGATACTAATGGTAATCCAGTTGCACAGCTTAGAGAAAAGGAGGTGGTTATCTATTTTAACTTTAGAACAGATAGAGGCAGACAATTAACACAAGCACTTTCCCAGGATGATTTCCCGGAATATGATATGAAAAAACTGGCATTGTACTATGTCACAATGACCAAGTATGATGATAGATTTAAGAATGTTAATGTTATATATAAGAAATCTAACATTAAAGCTACACTAGGAGAAGTACTGGAATATGAGGGGAAAAAGCAGATAAGAATTGCTGAAACTGAAAAATACCCACATGTTACCTTTTTCTTTTCTGGTGGCAGGGAAGAGCCATTTGGGGGAGAAAAAAGGATTATGTGCAATTCTCCAAAAGTTGCAACGTATGATCTGCAACCCGAAATGAGTGCTTTTGAAATTAAAGATAAGATCGTTCACGAAATTGATAAAGAGTCTGCTGATTTTATTTGTTTGAATTTTGCCAATCCCGATATGGTTGGACACACAGGTGATTTTGATGCGGCGGTCAAAGCATGTGAGACCGTTGATACATGTGCAAAGGAGGTAGCAGAACTGGCCTACGACCATAATTATTCGGTCATTCTAATTGCTGATCACGGCAATAGCGAAGTAATGAAAAATCCTGATGGCAGTCCAAATACAGCCCATACCACGAATCCCGTTCCATTAATTTTGATGGATAAAGACGTAAAAGCAATAAAAGATGGTAAGTTAGGGAATATCGCTCCGACTATTTTAAAGCTTATGGGTATTACACAACCTGATCTTATGACCGAAGATCCATTAATTTAA
- a CDS encoding thioredoxin family protein, which produces MNKFLILLAIITLSCGNTVSKSNSEVEKDVPDSENTQEDMLLGEFTKNDLQQKPFSSWFAPRYEKFSPKPEAMSTIDENLADYEIKVLMGTWCGDSKREIPKLIKILDNAGYDYKNIDMVAVDYNKTTPSKIEEELNVHHVPTIIFYKEGKEVNRFVEYSQEESIEEDIAKIVSGKEYKDSYAD; this is translated from the coding sequence ATGAATAAATTTTTAATACTACTCGCAATTATCACATTAAGTTGTGGAAATACCGTGAGTAAATCTAATTCAGAAGTAGAAAAAGATGTTCCAGATTCTGAAAATACTCAAGAAGACATGCTTTTAGGAGAGTTTACAAAAAATGATTTACAACAAAAACCATTCTCATCCTGGTTTGCTCCTCGCTATGAAAAATTTTCACCTAAGCCAGAAGCCATGTCTACAATTGATGAAAATCTGGCCGATTATGAGATCAAGGTACTCATGGGAACCTGGTGTGGCGATAGTAAAAGAGAAATTCCAAAACTTATAAAGATTCTTGATAACGCAGGGTATGATTATAAGAATATAGATATGGTTGCGGTTGATTACAATAAAACAACCCCATCCAAAATTGAGGAAGAGTTGAACGTACATCATGTACCAACGATAATTTTCTATAAAGAAGGTAAAGAAGTGAATAGATTTGTTGAATATTCACAAGAGGAGAGCATCGAAGAAGATATTGCAAAGATCGTTAGCGGGAAAGAATACAAAGATTCTTACGCAGACTAA
- a CDS encoding hydrolase has product MPNSLTIAVDFDGTIVENRFPEIGKPLLFAFESLKKLQEEGHRLILWTYRNNERLEEAVEFCKKNGLKFYAVNKSYPEEEFDGTISRKILADIFIDDRNLGGMKGWGEIFQKLSIENRPQKENKKKRSGLFGRF; this is encoded by the coding sequence ATGCCTAATTCTCTTACCATAGCAGTTGATTTTGATGGTACTATCGTGGAGAACAGATTTCCTGAAATTGGAAAACCTTTGCTTTTTGCCTTCGAATCTCTGAAAAAATTACAGGAGGAAGGTCATCGACTTATTCTTTGGACCTATCGCAATAATGAAAGACTTGAAGAAGCCGTTGAATTTTGCAAAAAGAACGGACTTAAATTTTATGCGGTAAATAAGAGTTATCCGGAAGAAGAATTTGATGGCACAATAAGCAGAAAGATACTGGCAGATATTTTTATTGATGACCGTAACCTTGGCGGGATGAAAGGTTGGGGAGAAATTTTCCAAAAACTTAGTATCGAAAATCGCCCGCAGAAAGAAAACAAAAAGAAAAGATCCGGGTTATTCGGAAGATTTTAA
- the map gene encoding type I methionyl aminopeptidase, with amino-acid sequence MIIPKSREEIELMRESALVVSKTLGMLAPEIKPGVTTLQLDKMAEEFIRDQNAIPGFLGLYDFPNSLCMSPNAQVVHGIPNNNPLKEGDIISIDCGAIKNGFYGDHAYTFEVGEVAPEVKKLLEVTKESLYVGIREFKAGNRVGDVGYAIQKYTEDHGYGVVRELVGHGLGKTMHEDPEMPNYGKRGRGKKFVEGMVVAIEPMINLGTKRIKQLPDGWTILTADNKASAHFEHDVALVDGKPELLSTFKYIYESLKIKTTEEDEFRAKVYD; translated from the coding sequence ATGATTATACCAAAATCCAGAGAAGAGATAGAATTAATGCGTGAGAGTGCACTTGTTGTGTCTAAAACCCTAGGCATGCTTGCTCCTGAAATTAAACCTGGAGTAACTACCTTACAACTGGATAAAATGGCTGAAGAATTTATACGAGATCAAAATGCAATCCCAGGTTTCTTAGGCTTATACGACTTCCCAAACTCACTATGCATGAGTCCAAATGCTCAGGTAGTACATGGAATACCTAATAATAATCCACTTAAAGAAGGCGATATCATATCTATAGACTGTGGAGCTATTAAAAATGGTTTCTATGGGGATCATGCCTATACTTTTGAAGTTGGAGAAGTTGCTCCAGAAGTTAAAAAGCTTCTTGAAGTAACTAAAGAATCACTTTATGTAGGTATAAGAGAATTTAAAGCTGGAAATCGCGTTGGAGATGTAGGTTATGCTATTCAAAAATATACAGAAGATCATGGCTATGGAGTTGTTAGAGAACTCGTGGGTCATGGATTGGGGAAAACCATGCATGAAGATCCGGAAATGCCTAATTACGGTAAAAGAGGCAGAGGAAAGAAATTTGTTGAAGGGATGGTAGTTGCCATAGAACCAATGATAAATTTAGGAACTAAAAGAATAAAGCAATTACCAGATGGTTGGACTATCTTAACCGCTGATAATAAAGCCAGTGCTCATTTTGAGCATGATGTAGCCCTGGTTGACGGGAAACCGGAATTACTATCTACATTTAAATATATTTATGAATCTTTAAAAATTAAAACAACAGAAGAAGACGAATTTAGAGCAAAAGTTTATGATTAA
- a CDS encoding HNH endonuclease: MIKSYRQEIWKTLHKDSWEDRFIYKVSNFGRMISYLKNPEGDLMKGGRVGGYLNFAVKLKNGKHKTYYIHRIIAELFLEKKEGDQYVIHKNFVKNDNRVSNLAWATKDEWVQHQYNSPKVKENKKNRKLRKVTSYSKLTYAQAVILKKKLLDPDRKTRIRVLAKQFGVSEMQLYRIKSGENWGDIEV; this comes from the coding sequence ATGATTAAAAGTTACAGACAGGAAATCTGGAAAACCCTACACAAAGATTCCTGGGAAGACCGCTTTATCTACAAAGTCTCAAATTTCGGAAGAATGATCAGTTATCTGAAAAATCCCGAAGGAGACTTAATGAAAGGCGGAAGAGTAGGTGGATATTTAAACTTCGCGGTAAAATTGAAGAATGGAAAACATAAGACGTATTACATTCATCGTATTATTGCTGAACTGTTTTTAGAGAAAAAAGAAGGTGATCAATACGTTATTCACAAAAATTTCGTGAAAAACGATAATCGCGTTTCTAATCTGGCATGGGCCACCAAAGACGAATGGGTCCAGCATCAATATAACAGTCCTAAGGTTAAAGAAAATAAGAAAAACAGGAAACTTAGAAAAGTAACCTCTTATTCAAAATTAACCTACGCACAGGCTGTTATCCTAAAGAAAAAACTTTTAGATCCTGACAGGAAAACCCGCATAAGAGTACTTGCAAAGCAATTTGGAGTATCAGAGATGCAGTTGTATCGTATCAAATCGGGTGAAAACTGGGGAGATATTGAAGTATAG
- a CDS encoding class I SAM-dependent methyltransferase, with the protein MSNLFKLALNKVPRPFLIRISYLVRPFLKIYLKGSLYTDPIDGSSFKKFLPYGYENQRENVLSPSTLSLERHRLLWLYLKNETEFFNKNLKVLHFAPEQAFYKRFRKLSNLDYTTTDLNSPLADVKADICDLPFEDKSFDFILCNHVLEHIPDDTKAMNELYRILKPGGTAILQIPQELDRAETFQDDSITDPKERAKIFGQYDHVRVYGRDFFDKLRAIGFKVEEANYTLELSETEIDKYRLAKGEIIPVCYK; encoded by the coding sequence ATGAGTAATCTTTTTAAACTGGCCTTAAATAAAGTTCCCAGGCCTTTTCTTATTAGAATTAGTTACCTGGTAAGGCCGTTTTTAAAGATCTATCTTAAAGGCTCTCTATATACCGATCCCATTGATGGGAGTAGTTTCAAAAAGTTTTTGCCTTATGGTTACGAAAATCAGCGGGAAAATGTACTTTCCCCTTCTACCCTTTCATTAGAAAGGCACAGGCTTCTATGGCTTTATCTGAAAAATGAGACAGAATTTTTCAATAAGAATTTAAAGGTATTGCATTTTGCTCCTGAACAGGCTTTTTATAAACGTTTCAGGAAATTATCAAATCTTGATTATACCACTACCGATCTCAATTCGCCTTTAGCAGATGTGAAAGCTGATATTTGTGATCTTCCTTTTGAAGATAAGAGTTTCGACTTTATTTTATGTAACCACGTGCTGGAACATATACCGGATGATACAAAGGCCATGAATGAACTTTATCGAATCCTGAAACCTGGTGGAACCGCTATTCTGCAAATTCCGCAGGAATTGGATAGAGCTGAAACTTTTCAGGATGATTCAATAACAGATCCTAAAGAACGTGCTAAGATCTTTGGACAGTATGATCATGTTCGGGTCTACGGAAGAGATTTCTTCGATAAATTAAGAGCGATTGGCTTTAAAGTGGAAGAAGCAAATTACACTTTAGAATTAAGCGAGACCGAAATTGACAAATATCGCCTGGCTAAAGGGGAAATAATTCCCGTTTGTTATAAATAA